In Nocardia yunnanensis, one DNA window encodes the following:
- a CDS encoding winged helix-turn-helix transcriptional regulator, translating to MRSASQPPPANSRADPSAAPLLAAMDLLGQRWTLRVIWELEPGPLGFLELRRRMGNCSSSMLSVRLQRLVEAGVADKKPDKSYELTRAGRELGRALEQVWQWSERWAEQLERAGGGDA from the coding sequence ATGAGAAGCGCAAGTCAGCCGCCGCCCGCCAACAGCCGCGCCGACCCCTCCGCCGCACCCCTGCTGGCCGCCATGGACCTGCTCGGGCAGCGCTGGACGCTGCGCGTGATCTGGGAACTCGAACCCGGCCCGCTGGGCTTCCTCGAACTGCGCCGCCGCATGGGCAACTGCTCCTCGAGCATGCTCTCGGTGCGGCTGCAACGCCTGGTGGAAGCCGGGGTGGCGGACAAGAAGCCGGACAAGTCCTATGAATTGACCCGCGCCGGAAGGGAATTGGGGCGGGCGCTGGAACAGGTGTGGCAGTGGTCGGAGCGGTGGGCCGAGCAGCTCGAGCGAGCAG